From the Oscillospiraceae bacterium genome, one window contains:
- the carB gene encoding carbamoyl-phosphate synthase large subunit, whose amino-acid sequence MPLDKSIKKVLVIGSGPIVIGQAAEFDYAGTQACRVLRDEGIEIVLANSNPATIMTDSNIADKIYIEPLTLETVKRIIKKERPDGILSGLGGQTGLTLSMKLARSGFLDKYNVRLLGSLPETIDKAEDRLLFKETMESIGQPCIPSEVATELDAAVAIARKLGYPVVVRPAFTLGGSGGGIAKDEEQFKAIAANGIALSPIGQILVEKSIEGWKEIEFECMRDRAGNAITVCSMENFDPVGIHTGDSIVIAPAVTLADKELQMLRSASLDIVTALGVEGGCNVQLALHPTSFEYAVIEVNPRVSRSSALASKATGYPIAKVSTKVAIGYTLDEITNAMTGTTYAIAEPALDYVAVKFPKWPFDKFVYAQKTLGTQMKATGEVMAVADTFEEAILKAVRGAEIGLKDLNMPKLAAMSDDEILKEAGAKTDERLFLVYAALKRGISVEKLHEVTAIDPWFLHCLLNIIKAEDDPKNELIYKMVDTCAGEHEAQAPYFYSVREGEENEALPFIEKSKKPRIVVLGSGPIRIGQGIEFDYACVHCVWTLRKMGYEVIVINNNPETVSTDFDTADRLYFEPLYIDDVMRIIDLEQPEGVIVAFGGGTAIKLTKTLHERGVKIIGTSADSIDICEDRERFDQLLEKLNVKRPKGFGVMTEAEALAAAEKLGYPVLLRPSYVLGGQNMVIAFAPEDVKEYMEIILRQKQENPVLIDKYLSGREIEVDAICDGKDILIPGIMEHIERTGVHSGDSISVYPALNVDDDLAQDLFELTKKICTALDVRGLVNIQYVLYDGEIYVIEVNPRASRTVPYISKVTGVPMCELATRVSAGELLSDNGYTSGIAPIPPYVTVKVPVFSFEKLAGVDTHLGPEMKSTGEVLGIGKNLEEALYKGLAGAKYELKKSGGVLITVRQSDYAEVTDVAKKLAKCGFDLYATAGTAKFLRGKGVHVEAVKKIHECAENNTETLIESKKISYIISTSQNRRDTARDDIKIRRRACILGIPCLTSIDTANALADSLLSGYSEINTELVDINQMRTERLKLPFTKMQTCRNDYIYINSFDMDINSPESLSVFLSDRHTGIGGDGVVLMMRSDVADAKMRMFNLDGSEGSMCGNAARCVGKYLYDNGIVKKRKITLETLDGIKTLQLTLRNGLASSVRVDMGAPEEIETVAPTSIEINNVPYNLICFKLGNPYAVIFSDDVESLNLNCIGPNIENSPLFPDRINAVFVEVLGRNHLKMRVWERGSGETQSCGSGAGAAVVAAVRTEHCDKDVDVKVQLPGGNLLVRCADDTVYLTGDCQKVFEGVIEL is encoded by the coding sequence ATGCCACTCGATAAAAGTATCAAAAAAGTTCTGGTCATTGGCTCAGGCCCCATCGTCATCGGTCAAGCGGCCGAATTTGACTACGCCGGCACACAAGCCTGTCGTGTCCTGCGTGACGAAGGCATCGAAATCGTGCTTGCCAACTCCAACCCCGCCACCATTATGACCGACAGCAATATTGCCGATAAAATTTACATTGAGCCGCTGACGCTCGAAACAGTCAAACGTATTATCAAAAAAGAACGCCCAGACGGCATTTTATCTGGCTTGGGTGGACAAACCGGCTTGACGCTCAGCATGAAACTGGCGCGCTCCGGCTTCTTGGATAAGTACAATGTTCGCTTATTGGGCAGCCTGCCCGAAACCATCGACAAGGCTGAAGACAGATTGCTGTTCAAAGAAACAATGGAGTCTATCGGGCAACCCTGCATTCCGTCGGAAGTTGCCACCGAGCTGGATGCGGCAGTTGCCATTGCGCGAAAGCTTGGCTATCCCGTTGTTGTCCGTCCGGCATTTACATTGGGCGGCTCAGGTGGCGGCATCGCCAAGGATGAGGAGCAATTCAAAGCCATCGCGGCAAACGGCATCGCGTTGTCACCCATCGGGCAAATCTTGGTCGAGAAGTCGATCGAAGGCTGGAAGGAAATCGAATTCGAGTGTATGCGCGACCGTGCAGGTAATGCCATCACCGTCTGCTCGATGGAAAACTTCGATCCTGTGGGCATACATACCGGCGACAGCATTGTCATCGCGCCGGCAGTAACATTGGCTGACAAGGAATTGCAAATGCTGCGTAGTGCATCACTTGACATCGTCACGGCGCTTGGCGTTGAGGGCGGCTGTAACGTGCAGTTGGCACTGCATCCCACCAGCTTTGAATACGCCGTTATCGAAGTAAATCCACGTGTATCGCGTTCATCGGCACTGGCGAGTAAAGCAACCGGCTACCCTATTGCCAAGGTTTCGACCAAAGTTGCCATCGGATATACACTCGACGAAATCACCAACGCCATGACAGGTACGACATATGCCATTGCTGAACCGGCGCTTGACTACGTTGCCGTCAAATTTCCCAAATGGCCGTTCGACAAATTCGTCTATGCGCAAAAAACGCTTGGCACACAGATGAAAGCCACCGGCGAGGTCATGGCGGTGGCCGACACATTTGAAGAAGCCATCTTAAAGGCCGTGCGCGGTGCCGAAATTGGGCTGAAAGACTTAAACATGCCTAAACTGGCAGCCATGTCAGACGACGAAATCCTCAAAGAAGCCGGTGCCAAAACCGATGAACGGCTTTTCTTAGTATACGCTGCCCTCAAACGCGGCATCAGCGTAGAAAAACTGCATGAAGTCACCGCCATCGACCCGTGGTTCTTGCACTGCCTTCTCAACATCATAAAGGCAGAGGACGATCCGAAAAACGAGCTTATATACAAGATGGTAGATACTTGCGCAGGCGAACACGAAGCCCAGGCACCCTATTTTTATTCGGTTCGGGAGGGCGAAGAAAACGAGGCATTGCCCTTTATCGAAAAGAGCAAAAAGCCCCGTATCGTCGTACTGGGCAGCGGTCCAATTCGCATCGGCCAGGGCATTGAGTTTGACTACGCCTGCGTGCATTGCGTGTGGACGCTGCGCAAAATGGGCTACGAGGTCATCGTTATCAACAACAACCCCGAAACCGTTTCAACCGACTTTGATACGGCGGACAGGCTATACTTCGAGCCGCTGTATATCGACGACGTCATGCGCATTATCGACTTAGAACAGCCCGAGGGCGTCATCGTCGCGTTCGGCGGCGGTACAGCCATTAAATTGACCAAAACGCTGCACGAGCGCGGTGTCAAAATCATCGGTACATCTGCCGATTCCATTGACATCTGTGAGGATCGCGAACGCTTTGATCAACTGCTCGAAAAACTCAACGTCAAACGCCCAAAAGGCTTTGGCGTCATGACCGAAGCCGAAGCCCTCGCAGCTGCGGAAAAGCTGGGATATCCCGTGCTGCTGCGCCCTTCTTATGTTTTGGGCGGACAGAATATGGTTATTGCTTTCGCGCCCGAGGATGTCAAAGAGTACATGGAAATTATCTTGCGTCAAAAACAGGAAAATCCCGTACTGATTGACAAGTACCTCAGCGGTCGCGAGATCGAAGTTGACGCCATCTGTGACGGCAAGGACATCCTCATCCCCGGCATTATGGAGCATATCGAGCGCACCGGTGTGCATTCGGGTGACAGTATCTCAGTCTATCCGGCCTTGAATGTTGACGACGACTTGGCGCAAGATCTCTTCGAGCTGACCAAGAAAATTTGTACGGCACTCGACGTACGCGGCCTGGTCAACATCCAATATGTGCTGTACGACGGTGAAATCTACGTCATTGAAGTAAATCCCCGCGCCTCACGCACCGTGCCGTATATCAGCAAAGTCACGGGCGTACCAATGTGCGAATTGGCGACAAGAGTCAGTGCCGGCGAGCTGTTGAGCGACAATGGTTATACATCGGGCATTGCTCCCATCCCGCCCTATGTCACCGTCAAGGTTCCTGTCTTCTCATTTGAAAAGCTGGCGGGTGTCGACACACACCTGGGCCCCGAGATGAAATCAACAGGCGAAGTGTTGGGCATCGGCAAAAACTTAGAAGAAGCCTTGTACAAAGGACTTGCCGGCGCGAAATATGAACTAAAAAAGAGCGGCGGCGTATTAATTACCGTGCGCCAAAGCGACTACGCCGAAGTTACCGACGTTGCCAAAAAGCTGGCAAAGTGCGGCTTTGACCTATATGCCACGGCAGGCACGGCGAAGTTCTTGCGCGGCAAGGGCGTACATGTCGAAGCTGTCAAGAAAATCCATGAATGTGCCGAAAACAACACCGAAACGCTGATTGAGAGCAAAAAAATCAGCTACATTATCTCAACATCGCAAAACCGCCGCGACACAGCACGCGATGATATTAAAATTCGCCGCCGAGCTTGTATTTTGGGCATTCCTTGCCTGACCAGCATCGACACGGCCAACGCGCTGGCGGACAGCCTACTGTCCGGTTACAGCGAAATCAATACCGAACTGGTTGACATCAACCAAATGCGCACCGAGCGGCTGAAATTGCCGTTTACTAAAATGCAAACCTGCCGCAACGATTATATCTACATCAACAGCTTTGATATGGACATCAACTCACCTGAGTCGCTGTCTGTCTTCCTGTCCGACCGCCATACCGGCATCGGTGGTGACGGCGTGGTACTGATGATGCGCTCAGATGTCGCCGATGCCAAAATGCGAATGTTCAACCTCGACGGCAGTGAAGGCAGCATGTGCGGCAACGCGGCACGCTGTGTGGGCAAATATCTGTACGACAATGGCATTGTCAAAAAGCGCAAGATAACACTCGAGACACTGGATGGCATCAAAACGTTGCAACTCACTCTGCGCAACGGCTTAGCGTCGAGCGTGCGCGTTGATATGGGCGCGCCGGAAGAGATTGAGACCGTCGCACCAACATCAATCGAAATAAATAATGTGCCGTACAACCTCATCTGCTTCAAGCTAGGCAATCCATATGCCGTAATATTCAGCGACGATGTTGAATCGCTCAACTTGAACTGCATCGGCCCGAATATTGAAAACAGCCCCCTATTCCCTGACAGAATCAACGCAGTGTTTGTTGAGGTACTGGGGCGCAATCACCTCAAAATGCGCGTATGGGAGCGCGGCTCAGGTGAAACGCAATCTTGCGGTTCGGGTGCAGGTGCCGCCGTTGTCGCGGCAGTGCGCACCGAGCATTGTGACAAAGACGTCGATGTTAAGGTTCAGCTCCCCGGCGGCAACCTCCTCGTGCGCTGCGCAGACGACACAGTCTACCTTACGGGAGATTGCCAAAAAGTCTTTGAGGGCGTTATCGAATTATAA
- a CDS encoding carbamoyl phosphate synthase small subunit, which yields MANKAYLILENGTIFEGKSIGASGDVVGEIVFTTGMTGYLETVTDSSYHGQMIVQTFPLIGNYGVIPADFEAPEIAARAYIIKHPCQDPSNFRCEGELDIFLRERGVIGLSGIDTRKLTKLIRDNGVMNGKITTTPPTAADQSEAKAYTISNAVAAVSPRGIKKIGGEGRKVVMLNLGAKNSIANALIAHGCEVWSFPHDASAEDILAANPDGIVLSNGPGNPAAPENKPIIDTIAKLDISGIPIFGIGLGHQLLAIVKGYKTEKMKFGNRGGNQPVKDLKTGRVYNTGQNHGYAVIADDSWFINVNDDSCEGLDYGSSFSVQFYPGSTGGPLDTEFLFNVFAERMEK from the coding sequence ATGGCAAACAAAGCGTATCTCATTCTGGAAAACGGCACCATCTTTGAAGGCAAGTCCATAGGCGCATCCGGCGATGTTGTCGGCGAAATCGTCTTCACCACAGGCATGACAGGTTATTTGGAAACCGTAACCGACTCCAGCTACCACGGACAAATGATTGTTCAAACTTTCCCGCTCATCGGCAACTACGGCGTTATCCCCGCTGACTTCGAAGCTCCTGAAATCGCCGCCCGTGCCTATATTATTAAACATCCGTGTCAAGACCCCTCTAATTTCCGATGTGAGGGCGAGCTTGACATTTTTTTAAGAGAACGCGGTGTTATTGGCCTCAGCGGCATCGATACACGCAAGCTGACCAAGCTGATCCGCGACAACGGCGTCATGAATGGCAAAATTACTACCACGCCGCCAACAGCTGCCGACCAATCCGAAGCCAAAGCCTATACCATATCCAATGCCGTGGCAGCCGTTTCACCACGTGGCATCAAGAAAATCGGCGGTGAGGGACGCAAAGTTGTCATGCTCAACCTCGGCGCCAAGAACAGCATTGCCAACGCCTTAATTGCTCACGGTTGTGAGGTGTGGTCATTCCCGCACGATGCGTCGGCCGAGGACATCTTAGCGGCTAACCCCGATGGCATTGTGCTGTCTAATGGTCCAGGCAACCCGGCCGCACCTGAAAACAAGCCTATTATCGATACCATTGCCAAGCTCGATATCAGCGGCATCCCCATCTTTGGCATCGGGCTGGGACATCAATTGCTTGCCATTGTCAAAGGCTACAAAACCGAGAAGATGAAATTCGGCAATCGCGGCGGCAACCAGCCGGTCAAAGACCTGAAAACAGGGCGCGTATACAATACCGGCCAAAATCACGGCTATGCTGTTATTGCTGACGATAGTTGGTTCATCAACGTCAACGACGACAGCTGCGAGGGCTTGGATTACGGAAGCTCATTCTCAGTACAGTTCTACCCCGGCAGCACCGGCGGCCCGCTCGACACCGAGTTCTTGTTCAACGTATTTGCAGAAAGGATGGAGAAATAA
- the purF gene encoding amidophosphoribosyltransferase, with product MIRNDKLSEECAVFGVSLRSDEAVGVTYNGLVALQHRGQEGAGIAVVKDQRIFCHKAAGLVTEVFSGDVLENLPHGSVAVGHTSYSTSGNRRPENIGPFVTEYFTGRIATAHNGAITNADEIRKQLYDSGVRFKATSDSEVISSLIVHHTLDNSNTVKGSIAAAKELRGAFSLVIATGKNRLIAIRDANGFRPLCLGESELGVAVASESCALESCGFNFVRDILPGEVIVVENGEVNSKGVLLTEKVPNRGLCIFEYVYFARPDSIIDGLSVYDARRKAGAILAEEHPVEADLVCGVPDSGLEAAYGYSQKSGITLGSALVRNRYIGRSFIYPTQAQRDAAVRLKLNVLAASIKGKRIVLVDDSLVRGTTTAKIIRNLKAAGAAEVHMRFASPPLKYVCGYGTDLDAQENLIANKMDLDKICRQIGADSLGYISMNGLVRACGNSARSFCTACFMGHQ from the coding sequence ATGATACGCAACGACAAATTAAGCGAAGAATGTGCCGTATTCGGCGTCAGTTTGCGCTCTGACGAAGCCGTCGGCGTGACGTATAACGGGCTGGTCGCCTTACAGCATCGCGGGCAAGAAGGTGCCGGCATCGCCGTGGTCAAGGATCAACGCATTTTTTGCCACAAAGCCGCCGGATTGGTAACCGAAGTGTTCTCCGGCGATGTGTTGGAGAATTTGCCGCACGGCAGCGTTGCCGTCGGACATACAAGCTATTCCACCAGCGGCAACCGCCGCCCCGAAAATATAGGTCCTTTTGTCACCGAATATTTCACCGGGCGCATTGCTACGGCGCACAATGGTGCCATTACCAACGCCGATGAAATTCGCAAGCAACTGTACGACAGCGGCGTACGCTTTAAGGCAACCAGCGACAGCGAGGTCATCAGCTCGCTGATTGTCCACCATACACTCGACAACAGCAATACCGTCAAAGGGTCCATCGCAGCGGCCAAAGAACTGCGCGGCGCATTTTCTTTAGTCATTGCCACAGGAAAAAACCGACTGATTGCCATCCGCGACGCCAACGGCTTCCGTCCGCTCTGCTTGGGTGAAAGTGAGCTCGGCGTAGCGGTCGCCTCAGAAAGCTGCGCGTTGGAATCTTGCGGTTTTAACTTTGTGCGCGACATTTTACCCGGCGAGGTCATTGTCGTCGAAAATGGCGAAGTCAATAGCAAAGGTGTGTTGCTGACCGAGAAAGTGCCAAACCGCGGACTGTGTATCTTTGAGTATGTCTATTTCGCGCGACCGGACTCAATCATTGATGGATTAAGTGTCTATGACGCGCGGCGCAAAGCCGGCGCAATTTTGGCCGAAGAGCATCCTGTGGAAGCCGACTTAGTCTGCGGCGTACCGGACAGTGGATTAGAGGCAGCTTACGGGTACAGCCAAAAAAGCGGCATCACACTCGGCTCGGCACTTGTCAGAAACCGCTACATCGGACGCAGCTTTATCTACCCCACACAGGCACAGCGCGACGCAGCCGTCCGCTTAAAATTAAACGTACTCGCCGCCAGCATCAAAGGCAAACGCATTGTACTGGTTGACGACTCGCTTGTGCGCGGCACAACAACTGCAAAAATTATCCGCAACCTCAAAGCCGCCGGGGCCGCCGAAGTACATATGCGCTTTGCCTCACCGCCCTTAAAGTATGTCTGCGGCTACGGCACTGATTTAGACGCACAAGAAAACCTAATTGCCAACAAAATGGATTTAGACAAAATATGTCGACAAATTGGTGCGGATAGTTTAGGATATATAAGTATGAACGGGTTGGTTCGCGCGTGCGGCAATAGCGCACGGTCGTTTTGCACCGCATGCTTTATGGGGCATCAATAG
- a CDS encoding MBL fold metallo-hydrolase yields the protein MQTFINCIADHSSEGKLLIGNTQTALIDCGMIFCADATIKKVKDALDGRSLDYILFSHTHYDHIGALPFFRQAFPQVKGVTTEVGATVLLKDTPRRVIRELSQIAAQNHGVMVGDYSDDAFCADVIVKDGDCIDLGGLTVQIIETPGHTRDSLSFFVPELGILCLNETTGVLLPDGNVYVCYLTGYQDAINAIERCRKLPYKHLSLPHRGIVDGAEAENYFDKALQAYMDCRAFILDMYVQGLDEEAMLDGFFLKYADEMLLQFQPKAAFYANAKATIACTLKEANP from the coding sequence ATGCAAACATTTATCAACTGTATTGCCGACCATTCCAGCGAGGGGAAATTGCTTATCGGCAACACACAGACGGCTCTAATTGATTGTGGAATGATATTTTGTGCCGACGCTACCATTAAAAAAGTAAAAGACGCCCTTGACGGACGCTCTCTCGACTATATTTTATTTTCGCATACACACTATGATCACATTGGTGCACTGCCATTTTTTCGACAGGCGTTCCCGCAAGTCAAAGGCGTGACAACTGAAGTTGGCGCTACAGTTTTGCTTAAAGACACGCCGCGGCGCGTTATTAGAGAATTGTCACAAATTGCCGCGCAAAATCATGGTGTAATGGTGGGAGATTACAGCGATGACGCTTTTTGCGCCGATGTGATTGTCAAAGACGGCGACTGCATTGATTTAGGCGGCTTGACCGTGCAAATTATTGAAACGCCGGGACACACGCGGGATTCGTTGAGTTTTTTCGTGCCTGAGTTAGGTATTCTTTGTCTTAATGAAACAACCGGCGTATTGTTGCCCGACGGCAATGTATATGTTTGTTACTTGACGGGCTATCAAGATGCCATCAACGCTATCGAAAGATGCCGCAAGCTGCCATACAAGCATTTGTCGTTGCCGCACCGCGGCATTGTAGATGGCGCGGAGGCCGAAAATTATTTTGATAAGGCGTTGCAAGCGTACATGGACTGCCGTGCTTTTATTTTGGATATGTATGTGCAGGGCTTGGATGAGGAAGCCATGTTGGATGGGTTCTTTTTGAAATATGCTGACGAAATGTTGTTGCAGTTTCAACCTAAGGCGGCGTTTTATGCAAATGCAAAGGCAACGATTGCTTGTACGTTGAAGGAGGCAAACCCATGA
- a CDS encoding trimethylamine corrinoid protein 2 encodes MINKSNLSETQAMFEQWWRRENAQRPMMQVRAWLAEPTAKFNVPENYTAEQHHSDIDIIMPRFLNEIHSMEFRCEAVPNLNINFGPGSLAAYMGSEPRFEYDTVWYTECIKCVENYQNLQFDPENYWFKRHFALAAEAKRRSNDQFYVCMPDIVENIDIIAAMRGPEDMCFDLFDSPEHVKRLIDSADDIYFEYFDRFRDLLKIGDSMMYTAFDVLGEGKVAKVQCDFAALISPEHFCEFIVPSLTKQCNQLDHSIFHLDGKECIRHLDAIMGIESLQALQWTPNPGMPDGGNEYWHEQVYDKAKEAGKAMHVFIRDGGFDDWVKTADKFVRRYGCKGTYLLFPPMSMAEAMKLEEIALEKWHA; translated from the coding sequence ATGATTAATAAGTCAAACCTATCCGAGACGCAAGCCATGTTTGAGCAATGGTGGCGGCGCGAAAATGCGCAGCGCCCGATGATGCAAGTGCGCGCTTGGCTGGCCGAGCCGACAGCGAAGTTCAATGTTCCGGAAAATTACACTGCCGAGCAGCACCACAGCGACATTGACATCATCATGCCGCGCTTTCTCAACGAGATTCATAGCATGGAATTTCGTTGTGAAGCCGTACCCAACCTCAACATCAACTTCGGTCCCGGTTCGCTTGCTGCTTATATGGGTAGTGAGCCGCGCTTTGAGTACGACACAGTGTGGTATACAGAGTGTATAAAATGTGTCGAAAATTACCAGAACTTACAATTCGATCCAGAAAACTACTGGTTCAAACGTCATTTCGCGCTTGCCGCTGAGGCAAAACGCCGCAGCAACGACCAATTTTACGTCTGTATGCCCGACATTGTTGAAAATATTGACATCATCGCCGCCATGCGCGGGCCGGAAGATATGTGCTTTGACTTGTTCGATTCGCCCGAACATGTCAAGCGGCTGATTGACAGTGCCGACGACATTTATTTTGAGTATTTCGACCGCTTCCGCGATCTGCTGAAAATCGGTGACAGCATGATGTATACGGCGTTTGACGTGCTTGGCGAGGGCAAAGTTGCCAAGGTACAATGTGACTTCGCGGCGTTGATTTCGCCTGAGCATTTCTGCGAGTTCATTGTGCCGTCGCTGACAAAACAATGCAATCAGCTTGACCACTCGATTTTTCATTTAGACGGCAAGGAGTGCATTCGCCATTTGGACGCCATCATGGGCATCGAATCGTTGCAAGCTCTGCAATGGACGCCCAATCCGGGCATGCCCGACGGCGGCAACGAATACTGGCATGAACAAGTCTACGATAAGGCCAAAGAAGCGGGGAAGGCCATGCATGTCTTTATTCGCGACGGCGGCTTTGATGACTGGGTCAAGACGGCTGACAAGTTTGTCAGGCGTTATGGCTGCAAGGGCACCTATTTGCTTTTTCCGCCAATGTCGATGGCGGAGGCAATGAAACTGGAAGAAATCGCGTTGGAAAAATGGCACGCATAA
- a CDS encoding ABC transporter ATP-binding protein, whose protein sequence is MSNILSAKHISKNYGQTHALRSINLDIAEGKIVGLLGPNGSGKTTLIKIINGLLLDYDGELTICEHKPGMESKSIVSYLPDREILPGWMKVSQAVDMYADFYKDFDKVRAFNMLRTLNVDDKKRVRQLSKGMREKLHLTLVMSRRARLYILDEPIAGVDPAAREVILNTILTNFNEGSSILLSTHLVSDVESVFDEVIFLKEGAIVLHDSVDAVREKENKSLDELFREVFRC, encoded by the coding sequence ATGAGTAATATTTTATCAGCCAAACACATTTCTAAAAATTATGGCCAAACACATGCCTTGCGCAGCATCAACCTAGACATTGCCGAAGGCAAAATTGTCGGCTTGCTCGGTCCAAACGGCAGCGGCAAGACGACACTGATTAAAATTATCAACGGCCTGCTGCTCGACTACGATGGCGAACTAACCATTTGCGAACATAAGCCCGGCATGGAAAGTAAATCCATTGTATCATATCTGCCCGACCGCGAAATTCTGCCGGGCTGGATGAAAGTTTCACAAGCGGTTGATATGTACGCCGACTTTTATAAAGACTTTGACAAAGTACGAGCATTTAATATGTTGCGAACGCTCAATGTCGACGACAAAAAGCGCGTCCGTCAACTCTCCAAAGGTATGCGCGAAAAACTGCACCTAACGCTCGTCATGTCGCGCCGTGCACGACTTTATATCCTTGATGAACCGATTGCCGGCGTGGACCCGGCGGCACGTGAGGTGATTCTCAACACGATTTTGACCAACTTCAACGAAGGCAGTTCCATCCTCTTATCCACACACTTGGTCAGCGACGTTGAGAGCGTTTTCGATGAAGTTATTTTCCTTAAAGAGGGTGCCATTGTGTTGCATGATAGCGTTGATGCTGTGCGTGAGAAAGAAAATAAGTCACTCGATGAACTGTTTCGGGAGGTGTTCAGATGCTGA
- a CDS encoding GntR family transcriptional regulator codes for MKLHFDNARPIFEQIAEALRHDILNGKPPPGGRITPVREMALQYGVNPNTLQRTLTLLEDEGLLYTERTSGRFVTQDESVINTLREQLQAQILRESMAKFRDLGITKENAIAHIEQHWEEEE; via the coding sequence TTGAAGTTGCATTTCGACAATGCCCGCCCTATTTTCGAACAAATCGCCGAGGCATTGCGGCATGACATTCTAAACGGCAAGCCGCCGCCCGGCGGACGTATCACGCCCGTGCGCGAAATGGCATTGCAATACGGCGTCAACCCCAACACATTGCAGCGCACATTGACACTGCTTGAAGACGAGGGGCTGCTCTACACCGAGCGCACCAGCGGTCGATTTGTTACACAAGATGAATCCGTTATCAACACACTGCGCGAACAACTGCAAGCACAAATTTTGCGCGAAAGCATGGCAAAATTTCGCGACCTCGGCATTACGAAAGAAAACGCCATCGCGCATATTGAACAACATTGGGAGGAAGAAGAATGA
- a CDS encoding serpin family protein, translating into MNTKRTFAMIAALALLLSLFGCTGSDVIPADPLAGRADVVNLMETISNDISDGALDIDVLDDAFIENSANFALDLFRLSLSESNENTLISPLSVLLALAMTTNGAQGDTLDQMEQVLGNGMPISHLNLHLRILDERLTNDDLHIANSIWFAAGRIDVLDNFLHTNAHYFNAAAYQLPFNPAAADVINAWVYAKTHGMIDSIVDEISANTIMYLINAIAFEADWEDAFDAVFSGQFNAHGGTVQNIDMMRSTESTFISNHRATGFIKPYAGGQFSFAAMLPNGDIDDFVDSLTGQEFMALMNSARQTDVFVQMPRFTFEYEINMNESLQALGMNDAFNAGSADFSGIGTSPIGNIYIGNVLHKTFIEVDEAGTRAAAATAVEIQEESMPVGEYVTLDRPFVFAIIDNATHLPIFIGTVMQVD; encoded by the coding sequence ATGAATACCAAAAGAACATTCGCCATGATTGCTGCGTTAGCTTTGCTACTCAGTCTGTTTGGCTGCACCGGCAGCGATGTTATCCCGGCTGACCCGCTTGCCGGCAGAGCCGATGTCGTTAATTTAATGGAAACAATATCAAACGACATATCAGATGGTGCACTTGATATTGATGTGCTTGACGACGCATTTATCGAAAACTCAGCCAATTTTGCTTTGGACTTGTTTCGACTTTCGCTATCGGAGAGCAACGAAAACACATTGATTTCACCGCTGTCGGTACTGCTGGCTCTCGCCATGACAACAAATGGCGCACAGGGCGACACCCTCGATCAAATGGAGCAAGTACTGGGCAATGGCATGCCTATCAGCCATTTGAATTTACACCTGCGTATATTAGACGAACGACTGACCAATGATGATTTGCATATCGCCAACTCAATTTGGTTTGCTGCCGGACGCATTGATGTGTTAGACAACTTTTTGCACACCAACGCCCATTATTTTAACGCCGCAGCTTATCAATTGCCATTCAATCCTGCCGCCGCCGATGTTATCAACGCATGGGTGTACGCCAAAACGCACGGTATGATTGACAGTATTGTCGACGAAATCTCCGCCAACACCATTATGTACCTCATCAACGCCATCGCCTTTGAGGCCGATTGGGAAGACGCATTTGACGCAGTATTTTCGGGGCAGTTTAATGCCCACGGCGGCACAGTACAGAATATTGACATGATGCGCTCGACCGAAAGTACATTTATTTCCAACCACCGTGCGACCGGCTTTATCAAGCCCTATGCCGGCGGGCAGTTCAGTTTTGCAGCAATGCTGCCTAACGGCGATATTGACGATTTTGTTGATTCGCTCACCGGGCAAGAATTTATGGCGTTAATGAACAGTGCTCGGCAGACCGATGTTTTTGTTCAAATGCCGCGATTTACTTTTGAGTACGAAATAAACATGAATGAGTCCTTACAAGCACTCGGCATGAACGATGCCTTTAATGCAGGCTCGGCCGATTTTAGCGGCATCGGCACATCCCCTATCGGAAATATCTACATCGGAAATGTATTGCACAAAACCTTTATTGAGGTCGATGAAGCCGGCACGCGGGCCGCGGCTGCCACGGCGGTTGAGATACAGGAAGAAAGTATGCCTGTCGGCGAATATGTCACTCTCGACAGACCATTTGTGTTTGCAATTATCGACAATGCCACGCATTTGCCGATATTTATTGGTACAGTGATGCAGGTAGATTGA